The Arachis hypogaea cultivar Tifrunner chromosome 16, arahy.Tifrunner.gnm2.J5K5, whole genome shotgun sequence genome contains a region encoding:
- the LOC112754619 gene encoding uncharacterized protein → MVKQKAIAQIYSDWEESYNKVSRLLQAMQSCCPEIICDFRVVPYYDGYLVVRDCSKFDKVFWAFSAYVEAFKYYKPFVSVDDTYLYGKYGGVFLIRVAQDSNSDILPLAFAIVESETTESWSFFLTKLR, encoded by the coding sequence ATGGTGAAGCAAAAGGCAATTGCACAAATATATAgtgattgggaggagtcatacaatAAGGTTTCGAGGTTGCTCCAAGCAATGCAGAGTTGTTGTCCCGAAATAATATGTGATTTCAGGGTCGTACCGTACTATGATGGGTACTTAGTGGTACGCGACTGTAGCAAATTTGATAAGGTATTTTGGGCGTTTTCTGCCTATGTGGAGGCTTTCAAGTATTACAAGCCCTTCGTCTCTGTCGATGACACATATCTGTATGGCAAATATGGTGGTGTGTTTCTTATTAGAGTGGCACAAGACAGTAACAGTGATATCCTTCCTCTGGCATTTGCAATTGTTGAGTCTGAGACTACGGAGTCGTGGTCGTTCTTCCTTACCAAGTTGAGATGA